The following nucleotide sequence is from Sander lucioperca isolate FBNREF2018 chromosome 19, SLUC_FBN_1.2, whole genome shotgun sequence.
AGTCCTCCAGAAGAAGAGGGTGAAGGTGACTACTCCAACCAAAGCAGTGATGACAACAGCTTGCCAAGGACAACCAAACAAAGTTTCTCCTGGCTTCCACTCTTCTGGCAGTAATGAAATCACCTgatggcacacaaacacaaccacaaTATGGAGGAATGATCAGGGGCACGATCaggcataataataataaaaaaaagctggTTAAACATAAATCTTGAGGATAAGAGGTCTATGTCTCAATAAATGAGAGGGGAAATACCCTTGTTACATTTCTTACTGTCTTTCAAATGTGAATAATATTATGACAAGACTAAAAATAGAGACAGAAGGCAAGTCAATATTTGTCAAAGCACAGCGAGACCCTCAGCAAGCCTACAGTAGGTTGAGCCTTAAAGTAACTTCCAATATTTACATATTAGACTGAGACACTGTATTCAttaaccaaaatgttgaaaggaTCTGAAGAAAATTAGTGATCTGTTACTCTATTCACACCACTGAGAAGAAAGCTTATCAAGATATCAGGGCATTAccatacaataataataaaaccaaGCAGTGTCCTAATGCAACAACCAAATATTATTGGACCAATAAGGAATTTGTACTATTTATTATTGAGAGCAATATAAAGGGTTGCTCTTACAGTGCTTCATTCACCTGCTACTTCCAAATCCAGACACATACAATTTACAACTAAAAGCCAAGTGTGGTTCATTTTACAGTTAAATCAATCACTAGCCAACGTATTTATGAACAGTGTTAGTAGTCAAAACGGAGCATAATTTTACCCCTTTATTAACGTCTAGTTATACAAAGAAGAACTCTGCATATTGCTCCAACCACAAAGAGACCTTTGAACTGAGCATTTGACAGAAATTTTGTTTGTTGCAGCAGAACAACAGGAACACcatacataaatgcagataaGTAAAGAAagtaacagaaataaataacaaGAGGTAACGTTACATAAATTGAAAGAAGAACCTATAAACTATGCAGAGCATTTGGAGACAGATGACGTGATTAAATGAGTGATGGGATTAATAGCAGCAGCATAGACATAATAGGGAAAAGTAGAATACAATATACCAAAAGTATGACGAGGTAGAGCAATATATGAAAGACCCATATCTAAGTTAAAGATAAACTGCATCAGTTTTGGTAAGTAAATTCAGGAGTCAATGTGCATTAGCCATAGGCTCATTAACACGTCAGCAGGCCATGGTAGCATAATCAATACTTGACACAGGAGACAAACTAAACCCATATGTTCACTTACATGTTGCAGCTCCTTTAgaaaaagcatgtaaacctgATCCGGCTCCATTACAGGTCTAGGTTTCGTTAAAGTATCACTCTCCATGCTAGTCTTTGAAACAATAACGGAACTAGCACAAGAAATGGTATGCTATGCTAGTTTGACAGATATTAGCTTGCCAGCACGTCAACGTTATCTATCTTCAAAGCTGGGCTAGATGTGCAAATATGGATTAAAATTAAAGTACAAAAAGCGATTAGGAACCTAAATTAATTTGACAGCATAGAGTCCATCTTAGTGCTGTCTTCTATGATAATTATCTGGCcatttatgtcaaaataagGCCCGCCGGTTGTGCTAGTAGCCAGCTCAGCACCGGCTGTGTTGAACTTCAGCCTACACCGCAACAGTCAACAAGACAGGGGGGAGGGCCATGGGACGTTCAGGAAAAATAGGACATTTGATGTTTCCCCCTGACATTTTCGACCGCACATGAAAGAAGCTTCATTCAGGGAAAAGACAAGAGACGGCAGGGACAGTGCTTTGTGCTGGATCTTgtgcaggaaacagtcagctgttgtAGAAACTCCTGGTCAGATATTGTaagtgcttgtgtttcgtttTTTACCTTcgtattgttttttgttttttttgtgatcaactttttttattggcaccttcagacatacaaaacaaatctTGTGACAGCGACAGAGGCAGTGAGGTTTAACGGACTAATTACTGCACAAATACCAGACCACAACGTCattatttagcttttttttctttttcttttcttttttttaatcaaatcataTTGTTTCCTCGTTGCTCGGTAGCAACGGTGGATGGGAACAACTGGTTTAGGTGATGGTTGAAGGTGCAGACTCAGAGTAAAGAGACaatgtattaaaaaatgaaaaatactgtGTATACAGTAGGTTACAATTCTTAGACTCACCTCAATAGTCCACTCTGCAATTTTACTCTTCATCATCGAAAGGATGCAGCCCATGTAAACAATCCCAGTTGAAAATAATCccacttcttctttttcttcttcgtcGTCCTGAATTTCAGACACTAGTTCCATGGGGTCCAAAGATCCTAGTAACAAAATGTACCTGTTAGTCAGTTTATGTGTTACGGACAGACAAAGTGAAAAATCTTCCATTACAGCTTGTCATCACATGCATTCAAAATAGGTAAAGTATCTTGTGATTACCAAACAATTCTCCCCAAACCAGGTGAATCAAAGACAGAACCAAACAAGACTCATCTATGAAcataatacaattccagttcaGTGGACTGATTTGCTGACCCCAAGAATTAACCTTCAAACCTAATTGTGCTATATTTTATTGTAACCCAAGTCCAAAGTGCTAAAAACAGGTTTACATGTTCTGATTATGACACAAATAGTGAATGAATGGGAATAGGAATCTCAAATCTAAGGCGAGGGCCTGGATAAAGCGTAAAAAGTACTCTTAAATTCTAAAGAAACACCTCCACAATGGAAGCCAAGTAAGCAACTATTGTTTCTAGGTTTGAGCAACTTGCATGCtagggaaaacatttttttttatagacacAAAACTGATCaattaacttaaaaaaatgaaGGATTAATTCATTATGTCTTAAAGATGACCAACCTGAGGGTGGGTGCTCAACCTCGACACCAAGGCCCACATCTAAGGGATTTTCCAGGGTGGCTTGAGGGACCTTCTGCATCTCGTCTGATGCACTGAAGCTCAGCTgattgtctttgtttttatttttattaaagtgTCCGCCATCCTCGTCCTCACTGACGTGCGGTCCACTGTGCACCTCATCCAAAACTATCTGCTCTTCTTTAGTCTCTGCTGGCCTTTCCTCATGATCGGTTACTGTTAGGTTGTCATCACTCTCGGTCTCAGGAATGCTGTCAACCTTGTCTTCTTCAACAATGTGGGGCGTGTCatcttttacatttaatttgtgttcatctacaacaaaaatattgaaaaaaaaacaatgagagATTAGTCAAGGAGGTTTCACAGGTTTGTCCAAACAGTTCTGGATAGAAAGAAATTGTAGTCCTGGTAGGagattttagttttttctgTAAGGTGTGGACTTGTGTGCTAAAAACTCGGGTTTCCACCAAACATATTTGACAACAGGTGTGGTCTATGGCTTTGTTAAGAGTGTGATATTTGCTTAGTAGGATGTCagtggcccaatcccaaagtgagccctgaggactaaggactaaagactcacagacttaattgatctcaagtgctaagtgagtgagtgtgtgaggccacatcaggctcagataggtataaatgggattgggacagcacttcacgaGATCACGTTACCTTGGTGAtgtttaataacaaagatgttgctgacacttgccggtttgggaattttcattttaagtttgttgctttccacacggccaaggcactggagacagctgcctgattccaaattttttcaaactcgttttacaagctggacaacaggCTGGTCTGTTCCGTGGTCATGTgtcgtgctgttgtttacctttgtaattTCCGGATTTCCCTATGGTCTCCGCGGTAAACGTCATaacgctttgaactgtgggtaattccctttggtgaagtctgcatcAATGCAGACTCACGGAAAGGGCTTGTTAAGTGTGTACTCAAACCCTCacgccctttgaaattcgacattgggacaaccctaagcccttacGAATTTCGCGAGGACGCGCACCAAAGTccgtgagtctgtgagtccagactttgggattgggccagtGTGACTCTCTTTAATGGAAGAGAAAACATTGAAATGTAAGGTGAACAGAGTTAGGGCGGATACCATCATCCACTGTAGCGAAACTATTTTAAATCTGTATATGAGCTCTACACTATGATATCTTGGCAATTACAGAAAAAAGGACAAATGTGGTTGTTCAATGTTGAAATGGGGCCCTGTTCACACTTTGTACTAAAATGCATCTTTGGTGATGCAGGTGAGAAGTCAGCAAAAGCACACTGAGGATACAGCTGGATCAAATAGCTCATACTAGCTACCAAACTGAGAGTCCAGTTATTCGACTTTGCAGAGTCCACACAGGGCATGAAAAATCCTGCAAGCTCAGTACAGTTGGTTGGATTATGAAAAACAACCAGGACAAGAGTTCCAAAGTTAAAAAGGGTGAGGTAGCAATCATCTTCTCTAGCTGTATGGCAAAGCATGaatatgtttttgttctttttcagcAGTAGCTGCAATTCTCTGTCAATTCTCAGGGAAGTGAAATTCTATCGCAAATGGTCACTTGAGACAAATTCTAGCGATAGGTGTTAACTGCAATCGCCTTGTAACTGGATGAAGACACAATCTGGATATACATGTGGAAACAAGATACTTGTATGAACGGTGCCTGAAAGGATAATTCCGAGCTGCATATCTGCTGTGCCACAGTATCAAACTCTGCGTTCACTTTATCTGTGGATCATAAGATGATGCAGTTTACCGTACTTGTGTGTGAAAGGCCTAAATCAGAGATTAAAACAGAATATGCAATGGTAAAACCTGACTAATAAATCCTACAACCCTACACCAGATActcaaattaaaataataaaaaacaaacctacCTTGGTCAATATCTGATGCTTTTTCTACTGCCAAAGGCGTGCTGTCACTGGCTGTTGAATACTTCTGCCGTAGGCTGAATGCGAGCTCCTGGAAGTCATCCAGTATTTCAGCCTCCTCATCCAAACTACTCGTGTCCATATGTTGGTCATAACTGTGCTTTGTGTCTCGGCTATCCAGCATCTTCTCAATCTGATCCAGGATGGTGTTCTCAGAGGCTTCCAGGATGCCCTCCAGTGCACTTTCCACATCTTGCGTGGTACCTGTGCTTGAGAGACGGGTAGCCTGCAATTCTGTGTCCAAGTCAGAGAACATGGCCTCCACTTTGAAGAGATTCCTGAGCCCCAGAAGCTTTTGGATCCGCTCCATGTTCTCCTCTGTGAAGTGGTCTCTTAGCAGAGTCAGTCTCATCACGCTGTCACTGTATTCTGGCTCTGGAGTTGACACAGTGGGCAGAGctgtttcaggtgagggttcgTCAGAGTCTGTTTTGTCCGATTGTGAGAAAGAAAGTGCATTTTCATCTTCAAGTGCATTTTCATCTTCAAGTAATTCTTCTTTCTCGtcctctatctctttctcttcttcatcTTTCCAATCTTCTGTAAGCTGTTCCTCAATAATCTCCCGTTCCTCCACAGATAATTCTGGTTGACTGTTATTACTCTCTAAATCATTCTTTAAATGGTCATTTATATGATTAGGTAGGCTGTCATCTACCATCTTTTCATGATCTTTCACATCTAAATTATTTGATTGCATCTCTTCAGTGAATGAGTCCGGATGCGTTTCAGTTTCGGTATCAGCTAATTCTTGATCCGTCCCTGTTTCAGTTTCGGTATCGGCTAATTCTTGATCCGTCCCTGTTATGTTTTCTTTCAATTCATTATCTAAATCCTCACTGTGCTCCATTGCATCACTACTGTTATTATCATTAATGACCTCTAAATCTTTGGacccttcctcctcttcctcttcctgctcaaATTGTTCATCTGTTGTTTTAATAACAGAGTTTTGAGCCTCCGGAAAGGCAGAAGTTTCATCTTGTGATACCGGATCCACTGATATTGCACTTGCTTCGGTTTGATGGTGTATCGGCTCATCCGTTGGTTTTAAAGTTTCCTCCCAAGCGGTCTCAGGTCCGATCACTTCTCCCTCactctcatcatcatcatcatcatcatcatcatcatcattatcatcatcatcatcatcatcatcatcatcatcatcatcatacaaGGCAGGCTCTATGTTCTCCGGCTCTTTTGGTAATTCTACGGATAGTGGTTCTTCTTCTACggctttctttccttcctcaaAACTCGGAGGGTTTTTTGAAGCAGCTTCTTCTTCTACCTCATCCTCGTCATCCTCGTCTTCCTCTGAACTCAAATCTTGTGCTGTCCTCTCTCCCCCGGAGACAACTGAAAAGACAGCATCTCCAAATGATGTCAACATGTTCTTCTCCTCTGCAGCCTTATCATCGTGTGTTGATGGAGGACTTTCTTGCTTTTTGAGGGAATCAGAGAAAGACAGCAATGGAGTTTCTGCTGCTTTAACATTAATGTCTTCTGCCGGATGATTCTCCACATATTCGCTTTCCTCCTCTTCATATGGGGTAACGTTCTTTGTGAATTCGTCATCGCTGGTGACCGCATCAAAAGTTGTTCCAAGGGTAGTTTTTAACACAGGGATTTGCACTCCTTCAGAAATCGAGACCGGTTCGTTTTCTGGAACAACATCATTGTTGCCCTCCACTGCGTTTTTCTCAACTTCAGCGTCCTCTGCAGCTCTTTCAGTAGCATCAGGTGTAGCTGCTGTATCGGTCTCTACTTCTTTTGTAGAAGGTGATTCAGTTGCCACGTCAAGTTCTTTACCTGAACTTGACGCACTTTCATCATCTGGGACTTTATCAAGCTCCTCAGAGGTATAATGATGCTCAGTTTGTTTTTCACTGTCCGTTGCCTCGTCTGCTGATGGCTGCGTTTCTTTCTGCATGCCCTCTGCCACTTGGATTTGGTCAGATGTTCCCTTATTTTCACCATCATTCTTCTCCAGTGAAGAGTCTAACAGTAAATCTACGTCATAATTGTCAAACTTATCAAATCCAGTGTCGAAACAGACAAAATCTGTTTCCTGAAAAGAAGTCAATAAATGAATATTAAATACAATTATGCATAATGTTATGTTGATAGTTCCAAAGTTCCATTGtatttttaattgaatttggACGTGTCTAATTAATTTAGTAAGTCAGCAACATATTTTCATACCTCTGCTGGAACTTCAATTTCTTTGTCCGTATAAAGGTGGTTAACTGCAAGAATGTCATTTGGGAAATAGCCAAAGTGACTTCCAACCtattgaaaaatacaaaaagagaACATGTTGAGGAGTATAACTAGATAGTAAAACCTAGATGTTCTCCACTTCTGATTAAATATTAACCAGAGTATACGTACACTTCCGGCCCACATGTCAGTCCTTCTGCCTGACAGTTTGTAGTATACATAGATAGTTTCAGATTTTTTGACCGACAGGAACCGACAGTCTGGTCCAGAGAAATCTTTTATAGCTTTTCCCCGACACAGAAGCACTGTGaaagaaatacataaataattagAATTGTTTTAAAAAGGTAAGCGGCGTTATCAATGTTATTTTTCACGTAGCGCTCTTGCAAAGAATGCAAAATGTTGGCATACTCTTTTCCAAGAGGCATACAGACAAAAAGCAATtatacattcttttttttaatccactCATAATACCAAATGTCtataactaatgattattttttattatcaattaCTCTGTCTGTTATTTTCTCGCCTTTGgttaatggagaaaaaaatgcttaTTACAAAGTACAAGttaacaaattaaaatgtctttgaaTTGTTTTGTTCATCCAACAgtcccaaaacccaaagatacaTGGTTTATTgatagaagaaaaacacaatcaGCCACATAACCACATTTTGAAAGCTGGAACCAATTAATTTGGGGCATTGTTCTGgcttaaaaaatatttacaactGATTTATTGTTTATCAAAATGAATGCCAAGTTCTTTTCTGTCACTCTATTTCTTGTTTTGGCTCTACAATGTTGTATTTTCACAAAACATGCAACACAAAATTAGACAAAAACTGACTGAACTGAAAGGTATGGCAAATAAGCAAAGAGTTTAGATCTGCATTGTCTGTATGACATGCCACTGTCATGGTTATAGTCGACTTTAGCCTCAGACGTTGGTTTAAAACATTCAAGCAGAGTACCTGATCATATTATGcctttctttgttttatgttaATGTGTCTAATCTTTACTGTTTTATTACTCAAAACTAGCTTCTCCTTTTGATAAGTCGCCAATAAAACAAGGTCTTATTACCTACACcagcctttttgttgttgttgttgttgttgttgtggtattTTCAGGTTAACATTTTCtataacagcaacaacaacaacagctgctATAACGGTCCCTGAGGCTTGTATATGATGGCGTACATCTAGTTAGCAATGCAAACTGGGATATAAAGACAACCTGGGTTAACATAACGTTAATTTAAATTCTTATTTCACCTAAAGCTAACGCTAAATTTAAATAGTTTGCTGGTTAAACTACACAATCTAGAGTAACGTTAGTCTGTGTttataacattagctaaggaGAGAAGTACGACCAATGCCTATGTGACTTAACAATAGAGTTAGCCAACATTAGCAGAGATTTTGCCCAAAGCCGGCCGGTGGCTAATTAGCTagctgctaacattagccaccactAACCACCAAGCTGGGCAGGCCGGAGCTGCCAGGCAACCGGCCAACACTACGGGCTACGTCTGAACAAAACACCCCCCCGCGATAATACCAACAGTTAAGATTAGCATGCGCTGATTTCAACAAGCAGCAGACGTCTGCACAGCATCGGAACTACTACAGGTGGTTATCCAGGTCACAAATATCGACTGGCAACAGGTCTGGAGATAAGGCGTAGTTTATGgctagctgtaacgttagtatcGGGATGTGGGAAGATGCATCCCTGAAGTCCTGATGAGCTAGTAGTTACAACAATCAAACTTACTGCTGCACTCCTCATCTGCGCATCTCTTAAAGTCGGAGAACCTTTTTTCCAAGGCTGCAgttgaaataaaattaaataaaagtaataaaaggCCCTGTCGGTAGAAGTGTTTTGCTGCCATGCTGGCACTTTCTGTGGACTGGCTTAACTCTGCTGCTGGAGCATGAAGCACTGCGAGCTGAAGGAGCCGACACGTCAGCAGATCAGATCCGGCTGGGTGTAGGCACGGATAGGT
It contains:
- the mia3 gene encoding transport and Golgi organization protein 1 homolog isoform X6 — its product is MAAKHFYRQGLLLLLFNFISTAALEKRFSDFKRCADEECSMLLCRGKAIKDFSGPDCRFLSVKKSETIYVYYKLSGRRTDMWAGSVGSHFGYFPNDILAVNHLYTDKEIEVPAEETDFVCFDTGFDKFDNYDVDLLLDSSLEKNDGENKGTSDQIQVAEGMQKETQPSADEATDSEKQTEHHYTSEELDKVPDDESASSSGKELDVATESPSTKEVETDTAATPDATERAAEDAEVEKNAVEGNNDVVPENEPVSISEGVQIPVLKTTLGTTFDAVTSDDEFTKNVTPYEEEESEYVENHPAEDINVKAAETPLLSFSDSLKKQESPPSTHDDKAAEEKNMLTSFGDAVFSVVSGGERTAQDLSSEEDEDDEDEVEEEAASKNPPSFEEGKKAVEEEPLSVELPKEPENIEPALYDDDDDDDDESEGEVIGPETAWEETLKPTDEPIHHQTEASAISVDPVSQDETSAFPEAQNSVIKTTDEQFEQEEEEEEGSKDLEVINDNNSSDAMEHSEDLDNELKENITGTDQELADTETETGTDQELADTETETHPDSFTEEMQSNNLDVKDHEKMVDDSLPNHINDHLKNDLESNNSQPELSVEEREIIEEQLTEDWKDEEEKEIEDEKEELLEDENALEDENALSFSQSDKTDSDEPSPETALPTVSTPEPEYSDSVMRLTLLRDHFTEENMERIQKLLGLRNLFKVEAMFSDLDTELQATRLSSTGTTQDVESALEGILEASENTILDQIEKMLDSRDTKHSYDQHMDTSSLDEEAEILDDFQELAFSLRQKYSTASDSTPLAVEKASDIDQDEHKLNVKDDTPHIVEEDKVDSIPETESDDNLTVTDHEERPAETKEEQIVLDEVHSGPHVSEDEDGGHFNKNKNKDNQLSFSASDEMQKVPQATLENPLDVGLGVEVEHPPSGSLDPMELVSEIQDDEEEKEEVGLFSTGIVYMGCILSMMKSKIAEWTIEVISLLPEEWKPGETLFGCPWQAVVITALVGVVTFTLFFWRTVLAVKKREYLVDEKKLTEQILVLKKEKNDALTKMSELQKQTEHLKENEKQSKETVSSTMKRMQNLESKVLEAETRNEHMAEEKNKYAKLLEDEKANSLQNGTRIEKLEKSNQKLQLSRKSIQDALAKTTVLLDEAKIREDARKVQHKCLEKDYSALKEENKTLKATIKSWEDKHKDLNEQIKVYQKSQKELEDSVVLKDHNVEVLSELLADLDACDLQKGDTKVLANGEVAPVSFSDKKTAIKNRIKQMMDVSRVQTTLTVVEEERDRFMTKLLNEEKTRKSLEEQHQELEHAIATLKSDKSHVENQLKILQQKNEIMVEMYQQKENALQQKLTKEELERRSKESQLSEVGGKAVEAEEQVKVLRRRINEMEEQMKKTEEVYKEQVKEQENKTHSNWVNARNAERALNQEKLESSKLREKLAVLTSQLNERRAPLFRPNSGQPAGPRQGDSYGPSPVSGGAPSPPIMIEGPRRPPSAPVGRRIDPYGPRPPSDPHGRYPENKHIPGMDMMGPRSSSPANMDGSTQAVDPQIKAEAQAEASTDSPEPGPGSFLASPIRDSPGSMVQGPPLGPGPHEQLLPPGPHGRLPPPGPYRPPRPGLYHLPPGLHGHPHHHGPPLPANGHPGMPLPGPMGGEFGPRPANGHAFHPRPGPGHVIDPRGPPPPHFRPPPPHHFGPMPPPHGVRGPMGPRPPVPPEMRYPGPRDHTSPPMHLPQGVPSHPSHGDAYGHSPPDALQNSHTGPGLDLHVKQETPQDSARPAMVKP
- the mia3 gene encoding transport and Golgi organization protein 1 homolog isoform X7, coding for MAAKHFYRQGLLLLLFNFISTAALEKRFSDFKRCADEECSMLLCRGKAIKDFSGPDCRFLSVKKSETIYVYYKLSGRRTDMWAGSVGSHFGYFPNDILAVNHLYTDKEIEVPAEETDFVCFDTGFDKFDNYDVDLLLDSSLEKNDGENKGTSDQIQVAEGMQKETQPSADEATDSEKQTEHHYTSEELDKVPDDESASSSGKELDVATESPSTKEVETDTAATPDATERAAEDAEVEKNAVEGNNDVVPENEPVSISEGVQIPVLKTTLGTTFDAVTSDDEFTKNVTPYEEEESEYVENHPAEDINVKAAETPLLSFSDSLKKQESPPSTHDDKAAEEKNMLTSFGDAVFSVVSGGERTAQDLSSEEDEDDEDEVEEEAASKNPPSFEEGKKAVEEEPLSVELPKEPENIEPALYDDDDDDDDDDDDDNDDDDDDDDDDESEGEVIGPETAWEETLKPTDEPIHHQTEASAISVDPVSQDETSAFPEAQNSVIKTTDEQFEQEEEEEEGSKDLEVINDNNSSDAMEHSEDLDNELKENITGTDQELADTETETGTDQELADTETETHPDSFTEEMQSNNLDVKDHEKMVDDSLPNHINDHLKNDLESNNSQPELSVEEREIIEEQLTEDWKDEEEKEIEDEKEELLEDENALEDENALSFSQSDKTDSDEPSPETALPTVSTPEPEYSDSVMRLTLLRDHFTEENMERIQKLLGLRNLFKVEAMFSDLDTELQATRLSSTGTTQDVESALEGILEASENTILDQIEKMLDSRDTKHSYDQHMDTSSLDEEAEILDDFQELAFSLRQKYSTASDSTPLAVEKASDIDQDEHKLNVKDDTPHIVEEDKVDSIPETESDDNLTVTDHEERPAETKEEQIVLDEVHSGPHVSEDEDGGHFNKNKNKDNQLSFSASDEMQKVPQATLENPLDVGLGVEVEHPPSGSLDPMELVSEIQDDEEEKEEVGLFSTGIVYMGCILSMMKSKIAEWTIEVISLLPEEWKPGETLFGCPWQAVVITALVGVVTFTLFFWRTVLAVKKREYLVDEKKLTEQILVLKKEKNDALTKMSELQKQTEHLKENEKQSKETVSSTMKRMQNLESKVLEAETRNEHMAEEKNKYAKLLEDEKANSLQNGTRIEKLEKSNQKLQLSRKSIQDALAKTTVLLDEAKIREDARKVQHKCLEKDYSALKEENKTLKATIKSWEDKHKDLNEQIKVYQKSQKELEDSVVLKDHNVEVLSELLADLDACDLQKGDTKVLANGEVAPVSFSDKKTAIKNRIKQMMDVSRVQTTLTVVEEERDRFMTKLLNEEKTRKSLEEQHQELEHAIATLKSDKSHVENQLKILQQKNEIMVEMYQQKENALQQKLTKEELERRSKESQLSEVGGKAVEAEEQVKVLRRRINEMEEQMKKTEEVYKEQVKEQENKTHSNWVNARNAERALNQEKLESSKLREKLAVLTSQLNERRAPLFRPNSGQPAGPRQGDSYGPSPVSGGAPSPPIMIEGPRRPPSAPVGRRIDPYGPRPPSDPHGRYPENKHIPGMDMMGPRSSSPANMDGSGPGSFLASPIRDSPGSMVQGPPLGPGPHEQLLPPGPHGRLPPPGPYRPPRPGLYHLPPGLHGHPHHHGPPLPANGHPGMPLPGPMGGEFGPRPANGHAFHPRPGPGHVIDPRGPPPPHFRPPPPHHFGPMPPPHGVRGPMGPRPPVPPEMRYPGPRDHTSPPMHLPQGVPSHPSHGDAYGHSPPDALQNSHTGPGLDLHVKQETPQDSARPAMVKP
- the mia3 gene encoding transport and Golgi organization protein 1 homolog isoform X1, whose amino-acid sequence is MAAKHFYRQGLLLLLFNFISTAALEKRFSDFKRCADEECSMLLCRGKAIKDFSGPDCRFLSVKKSETIYVYYKLSGRRTDMWAGSVGSHFGYFPNDILAVNHLYTDKEIEVPAEETDFVCFDTGFDKFDNYDVDLLLDSSLEKNDGENKGTSDQIQVAEGMQKETQPSADEATDSEKQTEHHYTSEELDKVPDDESASSSGKELDVATESPSTKEVETDTAATPDATERAAEDAEVEKNAVEGNNDVVPENEPVSISEGVQIPVLKTTLGTTFDAVTSDDEFTKNVTPYEEEESEYVENHPAEDINVKAAETPLLSFSDSLKKQESPPSTHDDKAAEEKNMLTSFGDAVFSVVSGGERTAQDLSSEEDEDDEDEVEEEAASKNPPSFEEGKKAVEEEPLSVELPKEPENIEPALYDDDDDDDDDDDDDNDDDDDDDDDDESEGEVIGPETAWEETLKPTDEPIHHQTEASAISVDPVSQDETSAFPEAQNSVIKTTDEQFEQEEEEEEGSKDLEVINDNNSSDAMEHSEDLDNELKENITGTDQELADTETETGTDQELADTETETHPDSFTEEMQSNNLDVKDHEKMVDDSLPNHINDHLKNDLESNNSQPELSVEEREIIEEQLTEDWKDEEEKEIEDEKEELLEDENALEDENALSFSQSDKTDSDEPSPETALPTVSTPEPEYSDSVMRLTLLRDHFTEENMERIQKLLGLRNLFKVEAMFSDLDTELQATRLSSTGTTQDVESALEGILEASENTILDQIEKMLDSRDTKHSYDQHMDTSSLDEEAEILDDFQELAFSLRQKYSTASDSTPLAVEKASDIDQDEHKLNVKDDTPHIVEEDKVDSIPETESDDNLTVTDHEERPAETKEEQIVLDEVHSGPHVSEDEDGGHFNKNKNKDNQLSFSASDEMQKVPQATLENPLDVGLGVEVEHPPSGSLDPMELVSEIQDDEEEKEEVGLFSTGIVYMGCILSMMKSKIAEWTIEVISLLPEEWKPGETLFGCPWQAVVITALVGVVTFTLFFWRTVLAVKKREYLVDEKKLTEQILVLKKEKNDALTKMSELQKQTEHLKENEKQSKETVSSTMKRMQNLESKVLEAETRNEHMAEEKNKYAKLLEDEKANSLQNGTRIEKLEKSNQKLQLSRKSIQDALAKTTVLLDEAKIREDARKVQHKCLEKDYSALKEENKTLKATIKSWEDKHKDLNEQIKVYQKSQKELEDSVVLKDHNVEVLSELLADLDACDLQKGDTKVLANGEVAPVSFSDKKTAIKNRIKQMMDVSRVQTTLTVVEEERDRFMTKLLNEEKTRKSLEEQHQELEHAIATLKSDKSHVENQLKILQQKNEIMVEMYQQKENALQQKLTKEELERRSKESQLSEVGGKAVEAEEQVKVLRRRINEMEEQMKKTEEVYKEQVKEQENKTHSNWVNARNAERALNQEKLESSKLREKLAVLTSQLNERRAPLFRPNSGQPAGPRQGDSYGPSPVSGGAPSPPIMIEGPRRPPSAPVGRRIDPYGPRPPSDPHGRYPENKHIPGMDMMGPRSSSPANMDGSTQAVDPQIKAEAQAEASTDSPEPGPGSFLASPIRDSPGSMVQGPPLGPGPHEQLLPPGPHGRLPPPGPYRPPRPGLYHLPPGLHGHPHHHGPPLPANGHPGMPLPGPMGGEFGPRPANGHAFHPRPGPGHVIDPRGPPPPHFRPPPPHHFGPMPPPHGVRGPMGPRPPVPPEMRYPGPRDHTSPPMHLPQGVPSHPSHGDAYGHSPPDALQNSHTGPGLDLHVKQETPQDSARPAMVKP